The Natrinema caseinilyticum genomic sequence GACGTCCTTCCCGAGGGCCTTTTCGCCTTCCGTCGGGAGGTCGTCCCCCCAGACCAGTTGCTCGTCGAGTTCGCCCGTCGCGTTGATCCGCTCGATCGCCTCCTCGTAGCTGAGACGCGGGAACGCCTCGTCAGGGACGTCGAACTCGTCTTCGAGACCCATCGCCTCGAGTTGGCGACCGCAGTTCTCCTCGACCGCTTCGTAGGCGGCCGTTACGACACCCTCGACGACGTCCATGGCATCGTTCTGGTCGCAGAACGCCCCCTCGAAGTCGATCGAGGTCGCCTCGTTCAGGTGTCGGGGCGTGTTGTGCTCCTCCGCGCGGAAGATCGGTCCGATCTCGAAGACGCGTTCGACGTTCGAGCCCGCGATGAGCTGCTTGAACAGTTGCGGGGACTGGTTCATGAACGCCTCTTCGCCGAAGTAGGTGATCGGGAAGAGTTCCGTGCCGCCTTCGGTCCCGGTGGCGACGATCTTCGGCGTGTTGATCTCCGTACAGTCGAACTCCCGGAACCGCTCGCGGACCGCGCGCAGGATCTCCGCGCGGACCTCGAAGACTGCCTGGACGTCGTCCTTGCGCAGATCGAGCGTGCGGTTGTCCAGACGCGTCGAGAGGTCGGCGTCGACCTTGCCGGACGGATCGAGCGGCAGTTCGGGATCGGCGGGCGCGACGACCTCGACCGACTCAGGCGAGATCTCGACGCCCGTCGGCGCGCGCGGTTCCTCTTCGACCGATCCGGAAACCGTGACGACGCTTTCGCGGGACGCGTCGAGGCCCGTCTCGACCAGTTCGTCGTCCATCTCGTCTTTCTCGAATTTGATCTGGATCTTGCCGGTGGTATCCCGGAGGATCAGGAACGCGATGCCCCCGAGGTCGCGAATCTCGTGGACCCAGCCGGCGACGGTGACCTCGTCGCCCGGCTCGGCGTCGGCAGTATAGGTTCTGTCCTGCATACCTCCCGGTTATCGTAGCCGGAACTTAAGCGCAGTCGTTCCGACTCGAGAGTTCGCCGACGGTTCGGTCAGTACGGCGTCACCGAGGCGTTCGTCCGTTGGAACTCGCCGACGTTTCTGGTGACCACGGGTTTGTTCGCCTCGACGGCCGTCGCCGCGATCATCACGTCGATCGCACCGATCTGTCGGCCTCGGTCTCTGAGTTCCCGCTGTTCTTCCATCGCTCGACGGGATTCCGCAAGGCCATACGGAAGGACGTCTACTCGCTGTACGATCGACTCGAACCGGTCTCGGTCGGTGGCCGAGAGGCCGAATCCGACCTCCGAAACGGTGAGCGTCGAAACTGACGCACTTCGCCAGTCGAATTCGTCCAGTTTCGCGATCGCGGCCGCGTCTTCGGCGAAGAGATCGATGAGAAAGCAGCTGTCTAAGACGACCATCTACTGGTTCTCCTCAGGCCGTCTCGACTCAGAGTCATCGAACCGCTCGTTTACGTCCGCACGAAACTCCTCTGACCGTCTTCTGACCGCCGCTGCTTCGTCGTTATCGAGGAGACCGATCAGTTCACGCAGCGGATTCGTGTCGTCCTCGGCGAGCAGGCGATCGATAGCGTCGCTGAAGCTCTCACCGTCCCGTTTCTCTCTATCGAGACGGCGATAGGTTTCATCTTTCAGGCTGACCGTCTTGCTTCCCATCTGTGCATCTATTGTTTCTCAGTTGTGCTTATGTATATTTCGCTGCTACCCCTTACCGACCATACCGTATTTGAGTTTTGACGACGGCCGTTCGATATGGACGAACTCGAGCGACTCGCGACCGAGGTACAGCGCGCGGAGACGGTCGTCGCGTTTACCGGCGCGGGGATCTCGGCACCCTCCGGCGTGCCGACCTTCCGGGGCGACGACGGCGTCTGGGAGAACTTCGACGAGGGGCAGTTCGCCTACGGTCGGTTCCAGCGCGACCCCGAGGGGTTCTGGGCGGACCGCGTCGAGTTACAGCGCGAACTGTTCGGCGAGGAGTACCGACCCAACGCGGCTCACGAGGCGCTCGCCTCGATGGGGCGAGACGGCCATCTCGAGGCCATCCTCACGCAGAACACGGACGGCTTACACGCCGAGGCCGCGGCATCGATCGACGACGGATCGGGGTCTGGCGGGGACGGAACAGACACCGCAGACGGGCGCGAAACGACCATCCTCGAGATTCACGGCAACTCCCAGCGGGTTCGCTGTATCGAGTGTGGGACCCACAGCGACGCCGATCCGATCTTCGAGCGCGTCGTCGGGGGCGAACGCCCGCCGACGTGCGAGTGCGGCGGCGTCTTCAAACCCGACGTCGTCCTCTTCGGGGAGCGACTTCCCGAGGCGGTCTTCCAGCGCGCCCGCTCGCTCGCCCGCGAGAGCGACGTCTTCCTCGCGATCGGCTCCTCGCTCGTCGTCGAGCCCGCCGCCTCGCTGCCGCGACTCGCCGCGTCCTCGGGAGCGACGGTCGGACTCGTCAACCTCGAATCGACCCCGTGTGACGACACCGCCGACGTGGTCATCCGCGACGACGTGACGGCTGCCCTCCCGCGGCTCCGAGACCGCCTCGAGCGGCTGAGCGAGTGAGCGGGACCGTCGCGGCTCGAACGGGTGCCCGGACGTCGGGATGCGCGTTCCGGACCGCGAGCCGGTCGGCCGGTATCACGACTTCCACCCGGTCGGGAGCGTACTGGCGCTCGAGGTCGACATCCGCCGGCGGCAGCGTCGAGGGTCGGTCCGGGTACGAGCGCGGGCGACGACGCCTCGAACGCTGCGAAGGGCTCGAGCGCGGTCGTGCGCCGCGAAGAGACAGAACGGTTCAGGCCGCCGATCAGGATGCTGATCGAGAACGAGCGATCGGAATCTACGCGTCGTTGGCCGCGGCCACGGTTTCCCGAACCGCCTCGATTCCTTCGTCGTGTGCGAGATCGCCGACGACGATGACGTCTGCGTACTGAGCCATCGAATACGCCGAATCGTAGTCGTGGATTCCACCGCCGTAGAACACCGTCGCTTCGTCGGTCGCGTTTGCGGCCGCCTCGACGACGCCTTCGTCGCCGAGCATACCGGAGTACTCGACGTAGACGATTTCCTGACCGAACATGCGCTCGGCGACCGTCGCGTAGGCAGCGACGTCGTCGGCGCCGAGATCACAGTTCGCCTCCGTCAACGTCGCCACGTCGGCTTCGGGATTCAACACGATGTACGCCTCGGTCGTCGTCCGTTCCCAGTCGAGTTCGCCCTCGAGCCGGACCCACTCCTTGTGGGCTTCGGTGATCCAGAACGGAGAGCCGGCGTTGAACACGGTCGGAATGAGATAGCCGTCCAGCACGTCGTCGTCGAGGACGACGTCGGGGCTCGAGGGTTCCAGATAGAGGGCGACGTCGTGTTCGGCACAGGCCTCGATGACGGCGCTCATGTTCTCTCGGGTGACGCCCAACGTGCCGCCGACTTCGATGGCGTCGGTGCCGGTCGCACAGAGATCGCCGTAGGTCACACCCTCGGGTAACTCCTTGTCGGGATCGATCTTGAGAATGTGGTTCCAGTCCTCCCAGGGGGTAGTCATACCGCGTCGTTTCCCGACAACCAGCAAAAACGCTACGGAACGACCCCGTCTCGGACCGTCGCGGTCAGCCACCGTACCCGAGCGGCCTCGACGAGCGGTCTCGAGGACCGTCCGGGCGGGTATTCACGGCGACGACGGTTCGCGATCGAACCGATTCGATCGGCCGCCGCGACCGAGGGGCCGGGGCCCACCCCGGACGGTTGCGGAGCAGTCGGTAGCCGACGCGACCAGCGTGCCGTGTCCTGTGGGCCTGCGCGCGGGCTGGTGGTCAGAGTTGTTCGGCGCTGACAGCCCTGAGCGAACTGTCGTTTTCGACCTCCCAGATCCGCAGGACGAGGTGAGCCTTGCAGTAGTACTCGGCGATCTCGAGTCCGGTGTTGCCGTTCTCGAGGACGAGTTGGCACGTGGCCCCGTTCGAACACTCTGGTGAATGTTCACACATTGGTACTCGTCCCGTCTACTCGGTTCGCAGTCAAGGCTCTGTCGGTGGACGGGGTCGGTCGGCGCAGGCGACGGCCACCCCTGCTATCGATTAGACCCGGTACACTGGGCGATACCACCGACTGCACGTTCAGACACCCTGTCCCATCAGGTGGCTGCGCAGTACGTCCGCTTCCTTGTTTCCCGCCCCCGTGTTGACGATGACGACCGTCTCGTCGCCCGCGAACGCCCCTCGCTCGGCGAGTTCCCACGCACCGCTGGCCGCCGCTGCGGCGCTCGGAATCATCTCGAGTCCGGTCGCCTGGGCGACCCGCACCGCGGCCTCGAGAACGTCCGGGTCGTCCGTCGCGACCGCGCCGCCATCGGTCCGGCGGATCGCCTCGAGGACGCGCGAACTCGCGCCGGGATCGGGTATCTCGAGTTCCCCGCAAATCGTATCGGGGTGCTCGACGGGGTCGTGGTCGTCACGATCGTCGTCGAACGCCGTGACGATCGGCGCACAACCGGACGCCTGGGCGACGTAGAGTGCGGGAAGATCGTCGATCAGGCCCAGTTCACGGAACTCGGTCGCGCCCTTTGCGAGTCCGACGATCCCGGTGCCGGCACCGGTGGGAGACACGATCACGTCCGGAACGGCCCACTCGAGTTGTTCGACGATTTCGTAGAAGACCGTCTTCGCACCCTCGTGGCGGTACGGGGTCTCGGACGCGCGCAGGGAGTACCAGTCGTCGTGTTCGGCCAGTCCCTCCTCGAAGGCCCCGACCGCAGCGTCGAATCGGCCGCCGACGACGTTCATGTCGCCGCCGTGGACGTTGACCATCGCTTTGTTCGTAAATCCGGACCGGGAGGGGAGATACACGTGCGCGTCGAGTCCCGCCCGGCCCGCGTACGCCGCGACGGCCTGACCGCCGTTCCCGGTCGACGGAAGTGCAACGTCGGTCGCGCCGCTCCGAGCGGCCGCCGTCACGGCTACCGATGCCCCGCGGTCTTTGCTCGTCCCCGTCGAATTCCGGCCCTCGTCTTTGAGGAGAACGCGACCGACGCCGAGTTCGTCGGCCAGTTGGGGGCACTCGACGAGCGGAGTCGCTCCCTCGCTCGTCGACACGGCCGACTCGCGTGAAAACGGCAGCAGCTCCGCGTACCGCCACTGCGAGTCGAACGGTCGATCGGCGAGCGCCTCGCGATCGATGTCGATCGCGTCGTACTCGTAGGTCGACTCGAGCGAGCCCCCGCAGTCCGGACAGCGGTGAGATTCCTCGAATGCGTCGACGACGGCCCCGCAGTCGACACACTCGAGTCCGGCGAACGCGTCTGTCGTCTCCATATGCGACTGTACGCGGCTCGGAACTAATGGCTGTCCATCGCCGAGTTGTCACCGGACGAGTCGATCGGCGTCCAGCCAGTAGTCACCGAACGGGTCGATTGGGGCCGGTCGGCCCGGCCCGTCGGCGTCGCTGGGCGCGAGACGCAACGGGCAACGACGAATACAAACGAGAGAACGGAGAGATCAGTTGTCGCCGGTCTTCGACTGCCACTCGTAGTCGCGTCGTTTGGCGGACTTGCCGAACCCACACGACGAACACTCCTTTTTCTTCACGTGATAGGACTTCTCACCGCAGCGACGACACTTGACGTGTGTCGTCTTGTTCTTCTTTCCTTGTGTCGGGGTTCCTGCACCAGTCATGGAGTGATCGACACGACGTTATCGCCGCGTATAATGGTTGTGTCTTCGACCGGCGCTTCCGCTTCGACACCGCCCTCGACGGGGATCGTCACGTCTTCGAGCACCAGATTCATGTGCTGATCGTAGCCGGCGAGGTCGCCGACGTACTCGTCGCCACTTTTGAGCCGTACCGCGACGCGTTCGCCGAGTGACGCCTCGAGTACATCCAGCGGTCGTCCACTCATACGAAACACCGCAGGTGATGGACACTTAATCGTACCGGTCCGGCCGCCGATCCGGGACGGTCGCGGGGAACGTCAGGAACCGCCTACACCCGGTCGAACCGAAAGGGATCGAACGAGGACGAAGACCGGACGGGAAACGGGCAGAACGGCTCTGCGGATGCGGTAATATACTCTTAGCCATCCGTTAGCCATCGCGGGAGACGGATCGGAAACTCCGTCTCACCCGCTCGTCGTCCGTCGCGACTCCGTGAGGGGCGCCTCACGTTCCGACGATCCAACCAAACGGCTAAGTACACACTCGTTGACCGTCGGCGCATGGGCGACAGGAAATTCACCCTCATCGAGTTACACTTCGACGGCGAGGCAGAGTTCGAACTCGGATCGATCGGCAGCGCGCTGCCGATCGGCGGCGCAGAATCCACAGACGTGGAACGCGAACCCGACACCGAAGAGACCGCGGTCGCGGACGAAGAGGCGGGCGGCTCAGGCACGAGCGCCGTCGGTGCGCTGGTCGCGCTCGCCGTTCTCGTCGGCATCGCCGTCGCCGCCAGAAAGTACCGCAGCGACGACGACGAACGACCGGGCCTCGAGACCGAAGAGGAGCCGGACGTCATCGTTAACTGAGTTCTCTCGGTCCGAGGGCCGACCGGCTCGGCGTCGAGCCGCGACTCCCCGTTCCCGCGGTCGGCGCGAGAGCCAGCCCTGGGCGACGATCGTCTCGACCTCCAACCGGCCGACGGCGTCGAGCCATCGGACGCGAGGGAACCGGGCCGAACGCTTTTGCGCTTCCTTCCCGTATCCACAGTCGTGAATCTCTATCGTAGCGCCCGGGTCGTTGCCGGTGCGTCCGGGACCAACGCGATCGACTGGCGGTCGGCCGCCGACGCCGCCAAGGCGGCCACGGAACCCGGTTCACTCGCTCTCGAGCCGGGTGAACGCGAGGCCTACGCCCGCGACGTCCGGGAGGCTCGAGACGCAGTACGGACAGTCTCGGGCGTGGATTTCGACGTCCCCGAGACCGTCGAAATTCAGAATCGCCACCACTGGATCGATGCCAACGTCGCCACGTTCGAGCGGGTCATGAGCGCCCTCGAGACCCACACCGGAACCTTTCCCGGCATCGCCCGAACGATCAACACCGGGACGATGACCGTCATGCTCGCCTTTCTCGGACGGAACGTACTCGGCCAGTACGACCCGCTGCTGCTGGCGGAGACGCCCGCGGACGACCACGCGCTGTACTTCGTCCGGCCGAACATCCTCTCGGCCGCCCACAAACTCGACGTCGATTCCGACCGGTTCCGCCGCTGGATCGCGTTCCACGAGGTCACCCACGCCGCCGAATTCGGCGCCGCACCGTGGCTTTCCGACCACCTCGAGCGGCGCATGCAAGACGGGATCGCGACGCTCTCCGAGGGCTCTTTCAACCGGGAGGCGTTCCGGGACCTCGATGCGGCGATGACCGTCGTGGAAGGGTACGCGGAACTCCTGATGGATCACGCCTTCGACGACGAGTACGAGGACCTCCGCCGCAAACTCGACCAACGTCGCAAGGGACGGGGACCGCTCCAGCGTCTGGTCCGTCGCCTGCTCGGCCTCGGCCTCAAAGAACGGCAGTACGAACGCGGCAAACGCTTCTTCGAACACGTCGTCGCCGTTCGAGACCTCGAGACGGCGAGTCTGGTCTGGGCACACCCGGAGAACCTCCCGTCACAGGACGAACTCGAAGCGCCGGGGACGTGGATCCAGCGCGTCGAACGATAACGGACACTCGATCCTCGAGACGGCCAACGGACACTCGATCCTCGAGACGACGGTGCAGAGAGCCATCTCGAAAATTCGGTCATCGATCGGTCGCTATCCGGAGCAGATACCACAACAACGCGCCACCGGCGACGGAACCGCCGAGTATCGCCGCGGCGATGACCGACAGCGAGGCGCCGCTCTGGAGGGCGATCAGCCCGCCCGACAGCCCGACCAGCAGGACGAACGCGGCTTTGAGTCGATCGGCCCCGTTCGCTCGATTCCACCATCGCGAGGGGCCGCGACGGGGCCCGGGACCGCGGCTCATAACTCATGCGGGGCGCTCACGTGCATCTGCGCGAATTGCCAGTTCGGACCGCCGTTCCGACCGCTGGCGTCCGCCGATCGGTCGATCAGCGTCCCGCTCCATCGGCTGTCGAATCGGTTTCGATCGCCGCCGTCCGTGTCCGTCCACGCCATCGTTACCTCGTCGGCGAACGTCGCGAATCCGTTTCGCTCCGTAACCACGAGATGCCTGCTCTCGATCGTCCAGTTATCGGTCGTTTCCGTCTGCTCTGCGAGGGCGGTGGCCACGTCCGCACCACCGAACAGGGAGTCGCTGATGCCAAATTTGACGGTCGATTCGTCCCGGAGAAAGTAGGGCTCGAGCGGGGCGCCGTCCCGAAGTGCATCGTAGTACTCGCGGACGACCGCCGCGGCGCGTTCGGTCGATACCATGGCCGTGTGGTCGGAGGCCGATCGCAAAGAGTCATCGGGCGCAAACGCATGTGGACCGTCTCGCATACGTGCTCGACGGCAGCGGACTCGAGCGACGCGGCCGCTTCACATGAACCCGCGATCGACTTCGTCCGTCTCGATCAGGTCGTCGAGTTCCGAATTCAGCAACTCCTCGGCCTCCTCAAACTGCTCCGACAGGTCGTCGAGTTCGTCCGGGCGATCGTACTGATCGTACTCCATCGGTCCGAAGGCGGGGCTCTCGACGGCCTCCATCACGTCGTCGAACAAATCCTGTGGACGGGTCGGCGCGTCCGCGTGGGTCTCGAGGACGGTCTGGAGACGCTTCGAGACCGTCTCGGCTTGCGCTTCGTCCTCGGGTGGCGACTGGACCGCAAAGCGGCCGCCCGAGTCCTGTGCCGGAAGGAACGAGCCGATCTCGTCGTCTAGGTTGCGTGCGACGTGCGTCCCGACACCGCGGACCTCGAAGGGGTTTTTCGCGTACGTTTTCAGGAAGAAGACGCCGGCCCGTGGATGCGCAAGGTACATGTCTTCGCCGACACCGCCGGCCCGGTCACCGGCGACCGCACGCCAGTCTTCGGGGTCGACGTCCCGTTCGGTGACGTCCTCGAGTATGTCCTGCCACTCGCGAATCCGCATGGGAGACGGTTGGGACGCCGGAAGAATGAACGTATCGATCGACCCGAAAAACCCCGCGGGCGAATTGGACGCCCCCGCCGGGGCTCTCGAACCAAAAGGAATACGACGGCGCCCCTACCAGATGACGTAACTGACGCTTTCCCCATGTCCGGCCGTCACAAACTCTCGTTCGTCGAACTGTTTCGCGCCGCACCGGCGAAGAGTTCGCTGTTGACGCTCGCACCCATCGCGCTGGCTCTCGGCCAGTTATGCAACAG encodes the following:
- a CDS encoding 50S ribosomal protein L37e, translated to MTGAGTPTQGKKNKTTHVKCRRCGEKSYHVKKKECSSCGFGKSAKRRDYEWQSKTGDN
- a CDS encoding zinc-dependent metalloprotease, which translates into the protein MNLYRSARVVAGASGTNAIDWRSAADAAKAATEPGSLALEPGEREAYARDVREARDAVRTVSGVDFDVPETVEIQNRHHWIDANVATFERVMSALETHTGTFPGIARTINTGTMTVMLAFLGRNVLGQYDPLLLAETPADDHALYFVRPNILSAAHKLDVDSDRFRRWIAFHEVTHAAEFGAAPWLSDHLERRMQDGIATLSEGSFNREAFRDLDAAMTVVEGYAELLMDHAFDDEYEDLRRKLDQRRKGRGPLQRLVRRLLGLGLKERQYERGKRFFEHVVAVRDLETASLVWAHPENLPSQDELEAPGTWIQRVER
- a CDS encoding SIR2 family NAD-dependent protein deacylase; translation: MDELERLATEVQRAETVVAFTGAGISAPSGVPTFRGDDGVWENFDEGQFAYGRFQRDPEGFWADRVELQRELFGEEYRPNAAHEALASMGRDGHLEAILTQNTDGLHAEAAASIDDGSGSGGDGTDTADGRETTILEIHGNSQRVRCIECGTHSDADPIFERVVGGERPPTCECGGVFKPDVVLFGERLPEAVFQRARSLARESDVFLAIGSSLVVEPAASLPRLAASSGATVGLVNLESTPCDDTADVVIRDDVTAALPRLRDRLERLSE
- a CDS encoding phosphoglycerol geranylgeranyltransferase, which codes for MTTPWEDWNHILKIDPDKELPEGVTYGDLCATGTDAIEVGGTLGVTRENMSAVIEACAEHDVALYLEPSSPDVVLDDDVLDGYLIPTVFNAGSPFWITEAHKEWVRLEGELDWERTTTEAYIVLNPEADVATLTEANCDLGADDVAAYATVAERMFGQEIVYVEYSGMLGDEGVVEAAANATDEATVFYGGGIHDYDSAYSMAQYADVIVVGDLAHDEGIEAVRETVAAANDA
- the aspS gene encoding aspartate--tRNA(Asn) ligase; protein product: MQDRTYTADAEPGDEVTVAGWVHEIRDLGGIAFLILRDTTGKIQIKFEKDEMDDELVETGLDASRESVVTVSGSVEEEPRAPTGVEISPESVEVVAPADPELPLDPSGKVDADLSTRLDNRTLDLRKDDVQAVFEVRAEILRAVRERFREFDCTEINTPKIVATGTEGGTELFPITYFGEEAFMNQSPQLFKQLIAGSNVERVFEIGPIFRAEEHNTPRHLNEATSIDFEGAFCDQNDAMDVVEGVVTAAYEAVEENCGRQLEAMGLEDEFDVPDEAFPRLSYEEAIERINATGELDEQLVWGDDLPTEGEKALGKDVGGHYFITDWPSEIKPFYIKDHDDDPDLSTGFDLMHPRMELVSGGQREHRYDTLIEGFEQQGLDPDQFEYYTKMFKYGMPPHAGFGLGGERLVMTLLDLENIREAVLFPRDRQRLSP
- a CDS encoding type II toxin-antitoxin system VapC family toxin, translating into MVVLDSCFLIDLFAEDAAAIAKLDEFDWRSASVSTLTVSEVGFGLSATDRDRFESIVQRVDVLPYGLAESRRAMEEQRELRDRGRQIGAIDVMIAATAVEANKPVVTRNVGEFQRTNASVTPY
- a CDS encoding LSM domain-containing protein — encoded protein: MSGRPLDVLEASLGERVAVRLKSGDEYVGDLAGYDQHMNLVLEDVTIPVEGGVEAEAPVEDTTIIRGDNVVSITP
- a CDS encoding threonine synthase, which translates into the protein METTDAFAGLECVDCGAVVDAFEESHRCPDCGGSLESTYEYDAIDIDREALADRPFDSQWRYAELLPFSRESAVSTSEGATPLVECPQLADELGVGRVLLKDEGRNSTGTSKDRGASVAVTAAARSGATDVALPSTGNGGQAVAAYAGRAGLDAHVYLPSRSGFTNKAMVNVHGGDMNVVGGRFDAAVGAFEEGLAEHDDWYSLRASETPYRHEGAKTVFYEIVEQLEWAVPDVIVSPTGAGTGIVGLAKGATEFRELGLIDDLPALYVAQASGCAPIVTAFDDDRDDHDPVEHPDTICGELEIPDPGASSRVLEAIRRTDGGAVATDDPDVLEAAVRVAQATGLEMIPSAAAAASGAWELAERGAFAGDETVVIVNTGAGNKEADVLRSHLMGQGV
- a CDS encoding antitoxin VapB family protein, producing the protein MGSKTVSLKDETYRRLDREKRDGESFSDAIDRLLAEDDTNPLRELIGLLDNDEAAAVRRRSEEFRADVNERFDDSESRRPEENQ